From bacterium:
AATAATTGAAACAAAAAAGAAAACTAAAAATGGTAATGTTTTTTTCATTAGAGATATGGTTCCAGAAATTTAATCGCTTTTTTTATATCCTCAATCTGTTTTTCACCACTTATTTCCCTCTCAATTATTATTGGTCCTTTAAAACCTTTACTTTTCAACCTTCTCAAAAGTACAGGAAAATTAACCATGCCTTCACCGATAGGTACCTCCTTCCCAAGATATTCATCTCTATTTGGCCAAAGTCCATCCTTTCCATGCATACTTTTTACATACTCACCAAAAATTTCAACGG
This genomic window contains:
- a CDS encoding TIM barrel protein; translation: PANLILYGKANPIDAVEIFGEYVKSMHGKDGLWPNRDEYLGKEVPIGEGMVNFPVLLRRLKSKGFKGPIIIEREISGEKQIEDIKKAIKFLEPYL